The stretch of DNA CCCCCATCCAGGGAACCGCCGCCGATATCATCAAACTGGCTTCCCTCCACGTTCACGATCTGCTTACCCAGGCAAACCTCAACGGCAAATTATTGCTGCAGATCCATGACGAGCTTGTTTTCGAGGTGCCGGAAAACGAACTCAAAGCCACCTGCGCCGTTGTTCGCGAGGCCATGGAAAATGTCATGCAGCTTGCCGTGCCTCTCCTGGTCAATCTTTCCTGGGGTGCCAATCTCGCGGAAACGAAGTAAATTGACAATTGAAAATTGACAATTAATAATGAGTAAATTAATTGAGATGCGTAGCAGTAGTCATCGCAGCCAATAAATATTCGCCAAAGGAGCCTTACCCATGCTTGACCTTCTTCGCCGCAAGGCCCAGTCGCCGTACCTGCAGGCCACTGTCCTCATCATCATCGTTGTTTTTGTTTTCTGGGGCGTCGGCAACAACACGGGCGGGGCGCGCAACGCCGTAGCCACCGTCAACGGCGAACCGATCACCCTGGGCGAGTACGACAAGGCACTGGGGACCACCCTCGACAACTACAGGAATCAGTTCGGCGGCACCCTGCCGAAAGGATTCGTCGAGTCGTTCGGCGTCAAGAAACAGGTGCTTCAAGATCTGATTCAGAAGGTCTTGCTGCAACAGGGCGGAGCGGAAATGGGCATCCATGTCAGTGATGCGGAAATACAAAATGCCGTCAAGGAGATGACCGTTTTTCAGAACAACGGCCTGTTCGATGTTGACCGCTACCACGAAGTGCTCAAGGCCTCGCAGCTTACTCCCACCAAATTTGAGGCCGGCTTGCGCAACGACCTCCTGCTCGGCAAAATAGCCGACCAACTAGCCGGTTTCGCCAGGATCACAAATCATGAATCAGAAACGCGATTTCTCTATGAAAACGCGGAAATCCGACTCGATTATGCGGTATTCACCCCCGCGGACTATGTCGATCAGGTCCAGGTCAGCCCTGAGGCACTCGCCACCTACTTCGAAAAGAACAAAGAGAACTATAAGACCGCCCTCCAGCTGAAACTTTCCTACCTCGCTTTTCGCAACAGCGAGGCGACAAAAGATCTCACTGTCTCGGAGGAGGAGATACAAGAGTATTACCGCAGCCATGAAAGTGAATTCAGCAGGCCGGAAAAAAGACGCGCCAGCCATATCCTTTTACAAACCACCGAGGAAAACAGGGCTGCCCGCAGACAGGAAATTGATGCCATTCTGGCCAGGGTCAAATCCGGCGAAGATTTTGCTTCCCTGGCCCGGCAATTTTCCGAGGACGGCTCCGCATCCAGAGGCGGAGATCTCGATTTTTTCACTCGCGGCCAGATGGTGAAACCATTTGAGGATGCCGTTTTCGCTCTCGCCAAAGGGGCAATCAGTGATGTGGTCACCACCCAGTTCGGGTATCATATTATCCAGCTGACGGACATCCAGCCGGCGGCAGTCACTCCCCTGGAGACGGCAAAAAACGACATTGAGCACAAGCTGAAACAGCAGAAAGCGGCAAACATTGTCTTTGAAAAGGCCAATGAGGCGTATGAAAAAATAATTTTTGCCGGCAGCCTGGCAAAATACGCGGAAAATTTCAGCGTCACCCCGGCCGAAACGGATTTTTTCTCCCAGGATTCCCCCCCGGCTGCTCTGGCCGACGCCCCGGCCGTCATCGATACGGCCTTCACGCTGAAAAAGGGAGAGCTCAGTTCACTGCTTGAAACCCCGGACGGCTTTATCATCTTTCTTGTTGCCGACACAAAGGAACCGGTGGTTCCGGAATTAAACGCGGTCAAGGAGAGGGTGGAAAAGGATTTCATCGCCCAGGAAGCAAAAAACATCAGCCGGAAGGCGGCCGAAGAGTCGTTGATTGCGGTCAAGGAAAAAGACGCGGTCTTTGCTGAGAAGATCAAGGAGAAAGGCGGCGCAGTCAAAGAATCGGCCTATTTTTCCCGCAGCAGTATGACCGCGGACGGTCTGCCGGCCGCGGTCATCGAAGCCGGATTCCGTCTCAATGAAAAAACACCCTATCCGGAAACCATCCTGGAAGCGGAAAACGCTTTTTATGTCTGCCGCTTCAAGGACAAAAAAGATGTGGGCAAAGACAGCGAGCAGGCGCGCCAGGCATTTGATGCCCAATTAACCGCGGAGAAGGAAAGAGCAATCATGGAGGCATGGACCATGTTGCTGATGAAAAACGGAAAAATAACGACAAATGAGCAATATCTCAATTAAACCGTTGTGCGGCAACGGCTCCAGCGCAATAACGGGGCCGTTGCCGAATGACCTGGAAAAAGGACGGTCCCCCGGCAATCCCTACTCACTGTCCTCATTTTTTCCCCACAGGGGATCCCGGCCGAATCGATCAAACCACCAGTCCTCGGCATCAAGGGTCTCCTTCTGCATCACCAGAGGAAAACGATAATTCTTGCAATACAGCAAGAGCGCCTGGTAGGCTTCGGTCACCTGACGCATCTTGTTCTGGCTTTCCTTGCCCCCACCCGCCATATCGGGATGATGAATTTTTGACAGGCGGCGATAGGCTTTTTTTATTTCAGCCAGGCTCGCCGCCTCTCCCAGGCCCAGCACCTCTCGGGCCGCGATTATTTTTTCCCAGTCTTTTTTGGTCATGAGACGTCACTTCTTTTTCCAGCTTTTTTCTTCATGGCGGACAAGCCGGGCAATATTGTCACGATGCTTCAGCCAGACAAGCAGGCTGACAAAAATCGCCAGGAAGAAGCAGCCGCCGGTTCCTTTTTGCAAAAAAACAACAACGGGCATGACGCCCGCGGCCACAAGCGATCCGACCGAAACATAGCCGGAAAGACCGACAGCCGCGACAAAAGCAGCGATACAGATGAGCAGCGCAACGGGCGAGAGATACAAAAAGATTCCGAGAGCGGTGGCGACCCCTTTTCCCCCCTTGAATTTCAGATACAGGGGAAAAAGATGCCCGAGAAACGACGCGCCGCCGCACAGCATGACAACATTGCCGTCGGCCCCCAGACCATCGGCGACGAGCATCGGCACAAATCCCTTCGCCGCGTCAAGCAACAGGGTCAACGCGCCCACCTTTTTGCCCACCAGGCGGCTGACGTTGGTTGCGCCGATATTGCCGCTGCCGTCCCTGCGGACGTCCACCCCGGCAAGCTTTCCCAGCAGAAGACCAAAAGGAATCGAACCAACCAGATATGAAAGTATGATAAGAAAATAATCCACTTTGTTTCTCTCTTGTGTATTGCCGTTGCACCGGCAACGAGCCATTGGCGTCGCTCTTGCCGGAAAAAGAGACAAAGTACGCGAGATTTTCCTATAAATCAATGCTTCATTCACGGTATAGTGCGGTATGAAACGGCAAACGGCATTTTCCCCTCACCTGTTCCCGTGCGGGCGACACCCTCTTTCTTTCAGCGGAAAACGATCATGAATCCGAACTTCATGCAGGAGGCAATCAGGCTCTCCAAAGAAAAATCCCTGCAGGGAGATGGGGGCCCATTCGGGGCCGTCATCGTCAAGGATGGAAAAATTATCGCCCGGGGCTGGAATCAGGTGCTGAAAAAAAATGACCCCACCTGTCATGCGGAAATGGTGGCCATCCGCAAGGCATGCCGGCGATTAGGCAATTACAGCCTGGCGGGATGCGTTATCTATGTCAACTGCGAACCCTGCCCCATGTGCCTTTCCGCCCTGTACTGGGCAGGAGTTGAAAAAATCTATTTCGCCGCCACTCGCCGGGATGCGGCAGGCCTCGGATTCGTCGATGAATTTCTTTACCAGGAACTCCTGCTTCCTCCCGAGAATAGAAAGATGCCCATGCACCAGGTGATGCGCGAACAGGCAATAGCCGTTTTCAGCCAGTGGGATAATTTCGCAAACAAAATCATCTATTAACGCCGAATCTCCCGTTGTACCGCTGTTCCCAATTCTTCAACACTGTAGGGTTTTTTCAGCAAGCCCCCGGCACCCATGGCTATCGTCCCCTGTACGTCTTCATTTTCGGCAAAGCCGCTGGCAATCAACGCCCGCTGGCCGGGATGGATGGTTACGATTTTTTCATAGGTCCGGCGACCGTTCATGCCGGGTTCCATCAGCATATCGAGAATAACCAGATCGACCCTGTCTTTTTTCAGAAAATCAAGGGCCTTTTCACCGGAAGAAACCGTTGTCACGGTATACCCGAGCATGGTCAGGATTCTCTGGCATATTTCCCGCTGCTGTTCTTCATCATCAACCACCAGCACCTTGCCTTTGCCTTGCAGCGTTTCCATGGGCACCTCATGGACCTGTTCGTCGATCTTCCCTTCCGCCCGCGGGAAATACAAATCAAACACCGTCCCGCTGTCGCTGCTCCGCACCTTGATAAAACCATCGTGATCATGAACGGTGTTCCAGACAACCGCGAGTCCAAGTCCTGTACCGCTGCGCCCCATGGCCTTTTTGGTGAAAAACGGTTCAAAAATATGTTCCAGATCCTTCTCCGCAATGCCGGGACCATTATCACTGACACGAAGCACGACATGGTCTGCCTTTATTTTCGTGCCCGTTTTCGTCTGTGCCTGCTGCCGTCCTGCTGTGCCGCTGAACGTGATCGTCCCTTCGCCGCCAATGGCCTCAGCCGCGTTGAGCCCCAGATTCATGAAACATTTACTGATATGCACAGGCGAGCACAAAATCGGCAATCGCTCCCGGTCCGCAAGATGCAACCAGCGGATACCGGGATACAACTGCTGAATCTTCCGACATTCAGGTGAAGAAAGAAAATGGGCAATCAGCTCGTTGAGGTCGCAAACCTTTTTGGGCGTCGCCACCCCCCGCGCCACGGTCAGCAGATCGGCCACCACGGCCGCGGCCTTTTCCCCCGATTGCCTGATGGTCTGCAGGGGTTCGCGCAGGTTACTGTCGGGGGGAATTTGATGCAAAAGCAATTCCGGATAGGTCACGATGCCCGAAAGGATATTATTGAGATCATGGGCAACGCCTCCTGCCATGAGTCCGATGGCCTCCATCTTCTGTGCCTGGCGAAGCTGTCCGGCAATGACCTCCTTTGTTTCAATTTCCTTTTTGAGCTGAGTCGTTCGCTCTTCCACCATTTTTTCCTGCCGCAGATAGGCATCCTGCAATTCGCGGTGGGCGTTTTCCCTGCTTTTTTCAAACATCAGGGAAAACATGAAAACCGCCAGGTACGAAGGGATATAGCGAGTGGCAAAATCAAAAGAATAGAGATTCACGGCTTCGCTGCCGATATCATAAACCAGGAATGCAGTTGCGGGAATCAGCAGCATGATCGCGGCCAGGGCGCCGTAACCGCTGCCCAGCAGATACACGGCAAAAAGGGGAAAGGTGTAATGCCACATAAAGCCCGTGGCCTTGACGCCGCCGGTAAAAAAAAGAAACAGATACAGGCCGTACATGAGTGCGACACCGGCAAAACAGCAGAAAAGATACCTTCCTGTTTTGCGCAGGATGAAAAGAACAATGCCCAGCAAAAAAAGCGTCAGGAAATCAAAGAGGGCAAGCAGGTATGCCTTCTGATAAAGGGCGAGGGCTCCGAGAAAACCAAGAAAAACCATGCCGAGGAGGGCTATGCCGTGCATCAGGATGACCTTGCGGACAACCTCCTTTTCCGCATTGTCATACACGGCAGTAACAAAATTTTTCTTCAGAAACGCATAAAATACGGTGGAGAAATCAGCCATTCGTCATCTCTGCACGAAAAAAAGGAAGCAAACGACAATCCGTCCGTTGCCAAGAAGTAACCTGCCGCCTGCATAACAATTTTCTATCCTTCCGCGCCTCTCCTGTCAATTTATTCTTCGTGCCGCCCGGGATTGATGGTGCCTTCCGCCATGAACAAAAAAAATTCTCGTGGTTGACCTAAGTCAAGGGAGGTCCCGCCTGCTTCTGGTACTGTAACACTAAAAGGACGGTGCCACTCCTGCAAAAACAAAAAATTCTCCGGACATGATGATCAGGGAATTTAATCCGCAGGAGACGGTATCCGGGAAATAGAATTTTCTGATAATATAAAAGAGAATACGCGCGACCCTGAAAGTTTTCCCTGCCAACGTAAAGGAGCGAGCCCATGAAATGCCCGGGACAAGACAGCCGTTATTGGGAAGGCGAGGCCATTTTTGAGGTAAAATGCCCCAAATGCGCTCACGCCATTGAGTTTTTCAAGGATGATTCAAGCAGAAAATGTTCGGGTTGCGGCCACCGCATGTTGAACCCCAAAATAGATTTCGGCTGCGCGGCTTACTGCCCATACGCCGAACAATGCCTGGGGACGCTTCCCGATGAGATCAAATCCTCCGCCGGCCAGTCCTTAAAAGAGCGGGTGGCGGTCGCCATGAAACGTTATTTCGGCACCGATTTCAAACGAATCGGCCATGCCGGCAAAGTGGCCTATTATGCCGAAGAAATAAATCGCTCCGAACAAGGCGACCCGGCGGTTGTCCTCATCGCCGCCTACCTGCATGATATCGGCATCAAAGAGGCGGAACGGAAATTCAACAGCAGCTCCCCCCGCTATCAGCATCAGGAAGGCCCCCCTGTTGCCAGGGAAATCCTGACAAGCCTGCAGGCGGAGCCTGGACTGATTGACGAGGTATGCGACATCATCGGCCACCATCACTTGCCGCGGGCCGAGGAAACAACCAACTTCAAAGTATTGTATGATGCTGATCTCATTGTGAATCTTGATGAGAAACAAAGGGAGAAGACTTCCCCGGCCGCTCATCTGCAAAAGATTATAGAAAAATCATTCCTCACCACGGCCGGTAGAAAAATCGCCGCCGATGTTCTTCTTAAAAAATAACCACGGGGTAACACCATGAAGATAAAAAGAAAAATCATAGAAATCGATGAAGAACTTTGCAATGGCTGCGGCCAGTGCGTGACCGGATGCGCGGAAGGAGCCCTGGAGATTATTGGCGGCAAGGCGCGCCTGGTTGCGGAAAAATATTGTGACGGTCTGGGTGCCTGTATCGGCGAGTGTCCGACCGGAGCCTTGCAGATCATTGAACGGACAGCCGATGATTTTGACGAAAAGGCGGTGGAGGAATTTCTCAAGGAAAAAGAACGGCCCGAGAAGAAAAAATCGAGCCCCACATGTTCCTGTCCGTCCGCAACCCTGCAGAGCTTCACCCCACAAAACACATGTCAGGCGGCCAATATGCCGCGCGATCTGGCAAGCGATACGGCAGCATCCGCCCTCAGCCACTGGCCGGTACAGATCAGGCTTATTCCGGCCACCGCCCCCTTTCTCGACAAAAGCGATCTGCTGATTGTGGCCGACTGTGCGCCGATCGCTTATCCTGATTTTCATCGGGATTTCATCCAAGGACGGGTGGTTATGATGGGTTGTCCGAAATTTGATGACCGGCAGAGCTATGTGGAAAAATTTGCGGAAATATTCCGGACCCGATCAATCAAAAGCATCACGTCGGTCATCATGGAGGTGCCTTGCTGCGCCGGCATGCGCAGCATCATCAGCGAAGCGCTGCACAAAGCGGGGAAAGAAATCCCCCAGCGGGAGTATGTCATCAGTGCCAGGGGGCAGATTCTTCCCTGACCTCACGCTCTCCACGCTCCGGTTGGTTCAGGCGCAAACGCCGAGACGCTGCAACGCCTGCCGGGCCAGCGCCCCCACCGTGGTGGAAAAAAGGCGCCGATCCTCATACAGGGCAAGGACATGGGGACTGTCAAGAAAGTGGCGGATCTGATAGGCGGCCTCCTGCACATGCAGGAGGCCGAAATTACGGCAGGCCAGACCGGCCGCCACCTGATCGGCTGATTCCAGGTACATGACCATATGGCCGTCGGCATCGTTTTTGAGAAGAAGTTCGGGGCGCACCATGGCAAGACGTCCGATTCCCCACAGCAGCCCATGCTGCAGGGCCGGCAGTTCCAGGTAATTCTCCTCCCGCATATAGGAAACCAGCAAATGGGCATACTCGCCGGCCAGACGGCCGTTGACCGCCATGATCTCCCCCATTGCCTCAGGCATGCCCCAGCCGATGCCGCCTGATTCTTCGTTAAGACTCCAGAGTATACGGCGCATGACAACCCGGGCCGCTTCCATATCGACCCGGGCAATGTCGTTCATGATTTCACCGATAACGGTGACCGCATTCCACTTGATCCGCTCATCGGTCTGGTAAAGGGAGGACAGCAAGGACGCCACAAGATTCCGGGGGGCAACGGCGCGGAGCTCCCTCAGGATATATTCGAGATCCTTTTCCTTGAGCAGACGCTGTAGCCTTTTTTTTATCTCCCGTTCCTTCACGAAGCTCTCCGGCACGTAGCAGTTATTCGGCTTTCACCGCCTGGGCTACCTTGATCCCGAGATCGAAACATTGTTGAAAATCTTCATGGGTGGGCACGTTTTTCACCTTGATGCCCGGATCAATGATATCAATCCCCATTTCTTCCAGATAGCCATTGATATGCTTCACCGCCTCGCCGGACCAGCCGAAGGAACCGAATGCGGCACCGACCTTGCGCTTCGGCCGCAATCCTTTCAGGTAGGTGAGCAGGTCGGCCATGGTGGGCAACATGCCGTTGTTCAATGTCGGCGAGCCGAACAAAACACCCTTGGCATCAAGAATCTCGGTGACCACATCGCTTCGGTGGTTCACCTTGAGATCCATCAGCTTAACGCTGACCCCTTCCTCCATGAGCCCCTGGCAGATTGCCTTGGCCATTTTTTCCGTACTGTGCCACATGGTATCGTAGACCATCACCACTTTCTTTTCCGCGTGGTAATTGGACCATTTTTCATAGGCTTCCAGAATTTGGCCGGGATTCTTGCGCCAGATCAGCCCATGGTCAGGGGCAATCATATCAATATCGAGGTTCATCTCCTTAACCGACTGCAGCAGCTTCTGCACATTGGGAGAAAAAATCATGAGGATATTGGCGTAATACTTGGCGGCATGGGCCATCAGTTCTTCTTGACCGACCTCGTCATCAAAGCGTTCCGACGTGGACCAGTGCTGACCGAATGCGTCGCTTGAAATGAGCAGCTTGTCTTCCGGGATATAAGAAAACATGCTGTCCGGCCAGTGCAGCATTCGCGTTTCGAGGAAGTGCACGGTTTTCTTCCCCAAACTGAGAGTGTCCCCCGACTTGACAACTTCCAGCGGCCAGTCCTTGGGATGAAAATGGCTTTGAATCGCCTTTTCTCCCATGGGAGAACAAAATATTTTTTTAGGTTTCACCAGCTCGACAATCTCGGGCAAGCAACCGGAGTGATCCATTTCCACATGGTTGACAATGATATAGTCGATCTTGGTCGGATCGGTCAGCTTATTGATGCGGTGCAGCAGTTCATTCTTAAAAGGCTTTTTCACCGTGTCAAAAAGGGCGATTTTCTCATCCATGGCCAAAAAGGAATTATACGTCGTCCCCTTATAGGTGGAATAGCCGTGAAAATCACGGATGTTCCAGTCCACCGCGCCGACCCAGAAAATTTTATCTTTTACCTCCAGTGCTCCCATTGCGTCCTCCTCGAATTATGATTTGATCTTATCAAATAATACAGAACAGTTACCATTCCAAACGAACAATCGCAATTTCAAAAAAATGACGGCGCAAAAAAAAAGCCGCAATGACTTTGCGGTCATGCGGCTTCTTCGCTTTTTTTTGGCGGTTCGACTATTTTTTGGGCGGGGGAGGGGTAAAAACCCTTTGGCCGAGCTCCTGATCAATGGCAAACAATCCGCTCTTGTTGTCGCCGATCAGCCGGAACTTCTCAAGGACGCCGCCGACTGACGACTCTTCCTCCACCTGCTCGGAAACAAACCACTGCAGAAAAATATTCGAGGCGTGATCCCGCTCATCAAGTGCCTTGTTGACAAGTTCGTTGATAAGGCCGGTCACCTTCTGCTCATGCCGCAGCACCTCTTCAAAAACATGCAGGGGGGATTCCCACTGAAAAGGCGGCTTCGCGACGGCTTCCATGATGGCCCGCCCGCCTCGTTCATTAATGTAATCATAGAGCTTGATCGCGTGAAACAGCTCTTCCTGGGCCTGGGCGCGCATCCATTTTGCGCAGCCGGACAGACTGATTGACTCAAAATAGGAGCTCATGGAAAGATAGAAATACGCGGAATACAGCTCCCAGTTCACCTGTTCATTTAACGCCTTTTCCATTTTATCACTTAACATGAATCAGGCTCTCCACAGACCATGAACATTGCAGTATTCCCGAGCCGCCACATCCTTGGCGCTCGTCTTGAAGCTCGCCTCCGGAGCTGCACCGGGCTTGAGGAAGGTGCGCTGGACCGTATTCCCGTCAATAACCAGGTCAATCCATTCGATATAATGCTTTTCTTCCATGGGATGGGCCACGGAACCGACTTTCACTTTATAGCCGCCGTCTATTTTCTCAATGACCGGAACGTGCTTTTCCTTGGAGGCATCCACCGTATTTTCAACCAGATGTTTCATCGGCTGGCCGCAGCAAACCAGTTCACCCGCTCCGGCATGAAGTACTTCAACAATATTTCCACACACTTCGCACTTGTAGACTTGCAACTGTTTTGTCATGTCATTACTCCTTCTCAATTAATATTTTGGGGGGGATAATGGATACAAGAGTGCTTCAACGTTCTCTGCTAACGCGCATAAAGGAGGCCGCAGATGCAAGCAGCGATGTACTTCACACCTTATTGGGCCACAAAAAGTCGTCATATTGCAAGGAAATTTGACGGATTCATGAAAAAATTCCCGTCGCCTCCCCGCACCTCACCGCAGCAAGGCCACAATTTACGCGATTTTGCCTTTCTTCTGCCGGCAGGCGGGACAAAAACCCGTAAACTCCAGTCGATGGCGAATTATCTGAAAATCCGTCATCTTCTGCGCCTCGCCTTCGATGTCGTAGCCGGGGGCGATATCGATATCCCCGACTTTGCCGCAAACAACGCAGCGGACATGTGAATGAATGCTGATGTCGCCATCAAATCTTTTCTGGGTTCCACCCACATCCAGTTTTTGAATGATACCGGTGTCGGACAATATCTCGAGATTTCTGTAAACAGTTCCCAGGCTGATTTTCGGCATTCTTTTCCGTAAAATCTGGTACATGTCGTCAGCTGTCGGGTGCGTCTTAACTTTTCGTAATTCTTCGAGAATTACTTGCCGCTGTTTGGTCATGCGCAGTTTGTTTTGGGCTTCCATTGCATCCTCCTTGCAAACTATAAAAATGATTACTAATTACATTAATCTTTTTTGGATAATTATACAAGAGACTTATATAAATGTTTTTGCTTACGAATTAAAGTATTGATATGGAAATTTCGATATTTTCACGCTTTTTTGCGGCACGGTGCGCAAAAATCAGCGAAACGCCGAAGCCAAAAAAAAAGGAGTTAGCCCGTGTGAGCTAACTCCTTGAATTTCCCTGGCGTCCCCAAGGGGATTCGAACCCCTGTTGCCGGCGTGAAAGGCCGGTGTCCTGGACCTGGCTAGACGATGGGGACTGCATGGTGGGTCGTGCGCGACTCGAACGCGCGACTCTCTGCTTAAAAGGCAGATACTCTACCGACTGAGTTAACGACCCGCTTAAGAAGCGGCATTTTTAC from Desulfobulbaceae bacterium DB1 encodes:
- a CDS encoding acyl-phosphate glycerol 3-phosphate acyltransferase, which translates into the protein MARCRCNGNTQERNKVDYFLIILSYLVGSIPFGLLLGKLAGVDVRRDGSGNIGATNVSRLVGKKVGALTLLLDAAKGFVPMLVADGLGADGNVVMLCGGASFLGHLFPLYLKFKGGKGVATALGIFLYLSPVALLICIAAFVAAVGLSGYVSVGSLVAAGVMPVVVFLQKGTGGCFFLAIFVSLLVWLKHRDNIARLVRHEEKSWKKK
- a CDS encoding tRNA-specific adenosine deaminase, producing the protein MNPNFMQEAIRLSKEKSLQGDGGPFGAVIVKDGKIIARGWNQVLKKNDPTCHAEMVAIRKACRRLGNYSLAGCVIYVNCEPCPMCLSALYWAGVEKIYFAATRRDAAGLGFVDEFLYQELLLPPENRKMPMHQVMREQAIAVFSQWDNFANKIIY
- a CDS encoding phosphohydrolase; protein product: MKCPGQDSRYWEGEAIFEVKCPKCAHAIEFFKDDSSRKCSGCGHRMLNPKIDFGCAAYCPYAEQCLGTLPDEIKSSAGQSLKERVAVAMKRYFGTDFKRIGHAGKVAYYAEEINRSEQGDPAVVLIAAYLHDIGIKEAERKFNSSSPRYQHQEGPPVAREILTSLQAEPGLIDEVCDIIGHHHLPRAEETTNFKVLYDADLIVNLDEKQREKTSPAAHLQKIIEKSFLTTAGRKIAADVLLKK
- a CDS encoding 4Fe-4S ferredoxin; this encodes MKIKRKIIEIDEELCNGCGQCVTGCAEGALEIIGGKARLVAEKYCDGLGACIGECPTGALQIIERTADDFDEKAVEEFLKEKERPEKKKSSPTCSCPSATLQSFTPQNTCQAANMPRDLASDTAASALSHWPVQIRLIPATAPFLDKSDLLIVADCAPIAYPDFHRDFIQGRVVMMGCPKFDDRQSYVEKFAEIFRTRSIKSITSVIMEVPCCAGMRSIISEALHKAGKEIPQREYVISARGQILP
- a CDS encoding MBL fold metallo-hydrolase yields the protein MGALEVKDKIFWVGAVDWNIRDFHGYSTYKGTTYNSFLAMDEKIALFDTVKKPFKNELLHRINKLTDPTKIDYIIVNHVEMDHSGCLPEIVELVKPKKIFCSPMGEKAIQSHFHPKDWPLEVVKSGDTLSLGKKTVHFLETRMLHWPDSMFSYIPEDKLLISSDAFGQHWSTSERFDDEVGQEELMAHAAKYYANILMIFSPNVQKLLQSVKEMNLDIDMIAPDHGLIWRKNPGQILEAYEKWSNYHAEKKVVMVYDTMWHSTEKMAKAICQGLMEEGVSVKLMDLKVNHRSDVVTEILDAKGVLFGSPTLNNGMLPTMADLLTYLKGLRPKRKVGAAFGSFGWSGEAVKHINGYLEEMGIDIIDPGIKVKNVPTHEDFQQCFDLGIKVAQAVKAE
- a CDS encoding ferritin → MLSDKMEKALNEQVNWELYSAYFYLSMSSYFESISLSGCAKWMRAQAQEELFHAIKLYDYINERGGRAIMEAVAKPPFQWESPLHVFEEVLRHEQKVTGLINELVNKALDERDHASNIFLQWFVSEQVEEESSVGGVLEKFRLIGDNKSGLFAIDQELGQRVFTPPPPKK
- a CDS encoding desulfoferrodoxin gives rise to the protein MTKQLQVYKCEVCGNIVEVLHAGAGELVCCGQPMKHLVENTVDASKEKHVPVIEKIDGGYKVKVGSVAHPMEEKHYIEWIDLVIDGNTVQRTFLKPGAAPEASFKTSAKDVAAREYCNVHGLWRA
- a CDS encoding transcriptional repressor, giving the protein MEAQNKLRMTKQRQVILEELRKVKTHPTADDMYQILRKRMPKISLGTVYRNLEILSDTGIIQKLDVGGTQKRFDGDISIHSHVRCVVCGKVGDIDIAPGYDIEGEAQKMTDFQIIRHRLEFTGFCPACRQKKGKIA